In Juglans regia cultivar Chandler chromosome 13, Walnut 2.0, whole genome shotgun sequence, the following proteins share a genomic window:
- the LOC109011987 gene encoding uncharacterized protein LOC109011987 isoform X1: protein MATIHNLTVILKNPLNHAEFLLVKQTRPNRFGDEEYDSFVDSELWDLPSTRLNLLEGESESQIVVVGAESCSEKINLRKLDIDSALDRALDQVGLVATDGAEWKFWKYVEEPEFGPGLPVHNVFITGQLVAGKNLQELCKWMSVEICLSWLLEVKPSSNRVGPLVVVGLINDSMQPADRIVPPILRYQEYPPGVKVIPIGSKTAKPFHTTNLIVFAPENVSNESEKNSFVACGDALIVDPGCRSEFHKELQKIVAALPRKIIVFVTHHHRDHVEGLSIIQKCNPDATLLAHENTMRRLGKGDWSLGYTSVSGAEDICIGGQRLSVVFAPGHTDGHMGLLHVSTNSLIVGDHCVGQGSSLLDFFSGGNMSQYFQTTYNFLELSPHALIPMHGRVNLWPKHMLCGYLKNRRRRETSILKAIENGAETLFDIISDVYSDVDRSAWIAAGSNVRLHVDHLAQQDKLPEAFSVQKFHKTWPWFLCGWVWEYIRYIFRLNYQKLRSWTLLISGIVAIFAVLYSANKFNSK, encoded by the exons ATGGCGACAATTCACAACCTCACGGTGATCCTCAAGAACCCGCTAAACCACGCGGAATTCCTCCTCGTCAAACAGACGCGCCCGAATAGATTTGGCGACGAAGAGTACGATTCCTTCGTGGATTCCGAGCTCTGGGACCTCCCCTCCACTCGGCTGAACCTTTTGGAGGGAGAATCCGAGTCCCAGATTGTCGTGGTAGGCGCCGAATCGTGTTCGGAGAAGATCAATCTGAGGAAACTTGATATCGATTCTGCTCTGGACCgg GCATTGGATCAAGTGGGGCTTGTGGCAACTGATGGGGCTGAATGGAAATTCTGGAAGTATGTGGAGGAACCTGAGTTTGGACCAGGTTTGCCGGTTCATAATGTGTTTATTACAGGACAATTGGTGGCTGGGAAAAATCTACAAG AGTTGTGCAAGTGGATGTCAGTCGAAATATGTCTGAGCTGGCTTCTGGAAGTGAAACCAAGTAGCAATCGCGTGGGACCTCTGGTAGTTGTTGGTCTGATAAATGATTCGATGCAACCTGCAGATCGGATAGTCCCACCCATCTTACGGTATCAG GAGTACCCTCCTGGAGTTAAAGTTATACCTATTGGAAGTAAGACAGCAAAGCCTTTTCATACAACAAACTTGATCGTATTTGCCCCTGAAAATGTTTCAAATGAAAGTGAGAAAAATAGTTTTGTTGCTTGTGGGGATGCATTGATAGTGGATCCAGGATGTCGGTCTGAATTCCATAAAGAG CTCCAAAAAATAGTTGCTGCTTTGCCACGAAAGATCATTGTCTTTGTTACCCATCACCATCGGGATCATGTAGAAG GTCTTTCAATCATCCAAAAGTGCAATCCTGATGCGACCCTATTGGCACATGAAAATACAATGCGACGCCTTGGAAAAG GTGACTGGTCCCTTGGCTATACCTCAGTTTCTGGAGCAGAAGACATTTGCATTGGTGGTCAGCGATTAAGTGTCGTTTTTGCACCG GGACATACAGATGGCCACATGGGGCTGCTTCATGTGAGTACTAACTCATTGATTGTCGGTGATCATTGCGTTGG TCAAGGAAGTTCTCTCTTGGACTTTTTTTCTGGTGGAAATATGAGT CAATACTTCCAGACAACTTACAATTTTTTGGAGCTTTCCCCTCATGCTTTGATTCCCATGCATGGGAGAGTTAACCTTTGGCCAAAGCACATGCTTTGTGGATATCTCAa GAACCGCAGAAGGAGAGAGACTTCCATCTTGAAAGCGATTGAAAATGGAGCAGAAACATTGTTCGACATAATTTCAGATGTATACTCTGACGTTGATCGCAGTGCATGGATTGCTGCTGGATCAAATGTGAGGCTTCATGTGGATCATCTGGCCCAGCAAGATAAGTTACCAGAG GCGTTTTCTGTCCAGAAGTTCCACAAAACTTGGCCGTGGTTCCTTTGCGGATGGGTTTGGGAATATATTAGGTATATTTTCCGGCTAAATTATCAGAAGTTAAGGTCATGGACATTACTTATTTCTGGTATTGTTGCTATATTTGCTGTGTTGTACTCGGCTAATAAATTTAATTCCAAATGA
- the LOC109011987 gene encoding uncharacterized protein LOC109011987 isoform X2 — MATIHNLTVILKNPLNHAEFLLVKQTRPNRFGDEEYDSFVDSELWDLPSTRLNLLEGESESQIVVVGAESCSEKINLRKLDIDSALDRALDQVGLVATDGAEWKFWKYVEEPEFGPGLPVHNVFITGQLVAGKNLQELCKWMSVEICLSWLLEVKPSSNRVGPLVVVGLINDSMQPADRIVPPILRYQEYPPGVKVIPIGSKTAKPFHTTNLIVFAPENVSNESEKNSFVACGDALIVDPGCRSEFHKELQKIVAALPRKIIVFVTHHHRDHVEGLSIIQKCNPDATLLAHENTMRRLGKGDWSLGYTSVSGAEDICIGGQRLSVVFAPGHTDGHMGLLHVSTNSLIVGDHCVGQGSSLLDFFSGGNMSQYFQTTYNFLELSPHALIPMHGRVNLWPKHMLCGYLKNRRRRETSILKAIENGAETLFDIISDVYSDVDRSAWIAAGSNVRLHVDHLAQQDKLPEGFSLETFNGSLSSFAEKVGKLEPK, encoded by the exons ATGGCGACAATTCACAACCTCACGGTGATCCTCAAGAACCCGCTAAACCACGCGGAATTCCTCCTCGTCAAACAGACGCGCCCGAATAGATTTGGCGACGAAGAGTACGATTCCTTCGTGGATTCCGAGCTCTGGGACCTCCCCTCCACTCGGCTGAACCTTTTGGAGGGAGAATCCGAGTCCCAGATTGTCGTGGTAGGCGCCGAATCGTGTTCGGAGAAGATCAATCTGAGGAAACTTGATATCGATTCTGCTCTGGACCgg GCATTGGATCAAGTGGGGCTTGTGGCAACTGATGGGGCTGAATGGAAATTCTGGAAGTATGTGGAGGAACCTGAGTTTGGACCAGGTTTGCCGGTTCATAATGTGTTTATTACAGGACAATTGGTGGCTGGGAAAAATCTACAAG AGTTGTGCAAGTGGATGTCAGTCGAAATATGTCTGAGCTGGCTTCTGGAAGTGAAACCAAGTAGCAATCGCGTGGGACCTCTGGTAGTTGTTGGTCTGATAAATGATTCGATGCAACCTGCAGATCGGATAGTCCCACCCATCTTACGGTATCAG GAGTACCCTCCTGGAGTTAAAGTTATACCTATTGGAAGTAAGACAGCAAAGCCTTTTCATACAACAAACTTGATCGTATTTGCCCCTGAAAATGTTTCAAATGAAAGTGAGAAAAATAGTTTTGTTGCTTGTGGGGATGCATTGATAGTGGATCCAGGATGTCGGTCTGAATTCCATAAAGAG CTCCAAAAAATAGTTGCTGCTTTGCCACGAAAGATCATTGTCTTTGTTACCCATCACCATCGGGATCATGTAGAAG GTCTTTCAATCATCCAAAAGTGCAATCCTGATGCGACCCTATTGGCACATGAAAATACAATGCGACGCCTTGGAAAAG GTGACTGGTCCCTTGGCTATACCTCAGTTTCTGGAGCAGAAGACATTTGCATTGGTGGTCAGCGATTAAGTGTCGTTTTTGCACCG GGACATACAGATGGCCACATGGGGCTGCTTCATGTGAGTACTAACTCATTGATTGTCGGTGATCATTGCGTTGG TCAAGGAAGTTCTCTCTTGGACTTTTTTTCTGGTGGAAATATGAGT CAATACTTCCAGACAACTTACAATTTTTTGGAGCTTTCCCCTCATGCTTTGATTCCCATGCATGGGAGAGTTAACCTTTGGCCAAAGCACATGCTTTGTGGATATCTCAa GAACCGCAGAAGGAGAGAGACTTCCATCTTGAAAGCGATTGAAAATGGAGCAGAAACATTGTTCGACATAATTTCAGATGTATACTCTGACGTTGATCGCAGTGCATGGATTGCTGCTGGATCAAATGTGAGGCTTCATGTGGATCATCTGGCCCAGCAAGATAAGTTACCAGAG GGCTTCTCTTTAGAAACTTTTAATGGAAGTTTGTCTTCATTTGCGGAGAAAGTGGGTAAATTGGAACCCAAGTGA
- the LOC109011991 gene encoding zinc finger protein BRUTUS-like, whose translation MARWIAASQQNFAPATAGESFGEDDVLGFSPSFCDPENQVFGCEHYKRNCKIRAACCGKLYACRFCHDKSSDHSMDRKATAEMMCMRCLQIQPVGPVCSTPSCGGLSMAKYYCSICKFFDDERAVYHCPFCNICRLGKGLGADYFHCMTCNCCLSMKVVDHYCVENCMKTTCPVCSEFMFTSSTSVRILPCGHCIHAACFKEYTRSRSTCPSCIEPVGDVGTKPKPPNNGDQEKKPIGDSRL comes from the exons ATGGCCAG GTGGATAGCTGCTTCTCAACAAAACTTCGCACCGGCGACAGCAGGGGAAAGTTTTGGTGAAGATGATGTACTTGGATTTTCTCCATCATTTTGTGATCCGGAGAACCAAGTATTTGGGTGTGAGCATTACAAAAGAAACTGCAAGATCCGTGCAGCTTGCTGCGGCAAGTTGTATGCATGCAGGTTTTGCCATGATAAAAGCAGTGACCATTCGATGGATAG gAAAGCTACTGCTGAAATGATGTGTATGCGCTGCCTGCAAATTCAGCCTGTCGGACCTGTTTGCTCGACTCCCTCCTGTGGTGGACTCTCAATGGCAAAGTACTATTGCAGTATTTGCAAGTTTTTTGATGATGAAAG GGCAGTTTATCATTGCCCTTTCTGCAATATATGCCGTTTAGGGAAGGGTCTTGGAGCAGACTATTTccactgcatgacatgcaattGTTGCCTCTCAATGAAGGTGGTGGATCATTACTGCGTGGAGAATTgtatgaaaacgacatgtcctGTCTGTTCTGAATTCATGTTCACATCCTCGACGAGTGTCAGAATTCTTCCTTGTGGCCATTGTATACATGCAGCTTGCTTCAAG GAGTACACTCGCAGCCGCAGCACCTGCCCAAGCTGTATCGAACCTGTAGGAGATGTGGGT ACCAAACCAAAACCTCCAAATAACGGAGATCAAGAAAAGAAACCCATCGGTGATTCCCGATTATGA